In one Carassius carassius chromosome 48, fCarCar2.1, whole genome shotgun sequence genomic region, the following are encoded:
- the LOC132131062 gene encoding mast cell protease 1A-like — translation MMTIISLLLLASLLPHLTFTAHVNVGIVNGREAKPHSRPYMVSIQWNGTHICSGFLISDEAVLTAAHCWNRNQTLTVVVGAHDLRESKNSDHIGVKCYIQHPSYNVHFHFNDIMLLKLQEKVKINNYVKWIPLPKNEEDVDANTLCSVAGWGQLKTEGPMSDRLMEANVHIMNRSECHERWGRTFSEKQMMCTYGHGGSCRFDSGGPLVCNDTAIGVTAFGDNLHCNSPEKPNVYIKISPYIPWIKRTFRNVK, via the exons ATGATGACCATCATCTCTCTGCTCCTGCTGGCCTCTCTGCTGCCACACCTGACCTTCACTG ctcatGTGAATGTGGGTATAGTGAACGGCAGGGAAGCAAAACCCCACTCCAGACCTTACATGGTTTCTATTCAATGGAATGGGACACATATCTGTAGTGGATTCCTCATTTCTGATGAGGCTGTCTTGACTGCTGcacattgctggaacag AAATCAGACTCTGACGGTTGTGGTTGGTGCTCATGACTTAAGGGAAAGTAAGAATTCAGATCATATTGGAGTGAAGTGCTACATCCAACATCCAAGCTATaatgttcattttcatttcaatgaCATCATGCTTTTGAAG TTACaggaaaaagtcaaaattaacaACTATGTTAAATGGATTCCATTACCAAAGAATGAAGAAGATGTTGATGCAAACACTCTCTGTAGTGTTGCGGGCTGGGGACAACTGAAGACTGAAGGCCCAATGAGTGATCGTCTAATGGAGGCAAATGTGCATATAATGAATAGAAGTGAATGTCACGAGAGGTGGGGAAGGACGTTCTCAGAAAAACAGATGATGTGCACATATGGCCATGGTGGATCCTGCCGT TTTGATTCTGGGGGTCCTTTGGTTTGTAATGACACAGCAATTGGTGTCACAGCTTTTGGAGATAACTTACACTGCAATTCACCTGAGAAACCTAATGTTTATATTAAGATTTCACCATATATTCCATGGATTAAACGCACATTTAGAAATGTGAAGTGA